The following are encoded together in the Cicer arietinum cultivar CDC Frontier isolate Library 1 chromosome 2, Cicar.CDCFrontier_v2.0, whole genome shotgun sequence genome:
- the LOC101501658 gene encoding probable leucine-rich repeat receptor-like serine/threonine-protein kinase At3g14840 has protein sequence MNLVNISLLGNRLTGSIPIEITNISTLQSLVLEANQLSGNLPLELGNLTQIQRLLLSSNNFTGQLPATMVKLTTLQDIRISDNQFTGKIPDFIQSWTSLQKLVIEGSGLSGPIPSGISNLKNLTDLRISDLNGSEHSPFPQLNDMNLKYLILRSCNINGTLPSFFRTLTSLKNLDLSFNKLSGPIPSNYDALRKVDFIYFTGNRLTGPVPSWSEKADNLDLSYNNFSISQGNPTCQDRKVNLFSSSSSRNNSGIVPCSTAFMTCPKTSYGLHINCGGNSVQVNGTTYDEDLDPAGAARFYQSGNNWAFSTTGNFMDNDVGDYNIWSSKSSSLSLTNTELFTKARVSPTSLTYYGFCLGNGNYTVNLHFAEIMFTNDQTFNSLGRRIFDIYIQGTLVHKDFNIAKEAGGVDKAVTMSFPAIVTNNTLEIRLYWAGKGTTSIPFRSVYGPLISAISVKSDFPPPSENGSSISAGVVVGIVAAVAIVIILLFGILRWKSCLGKKNSLESEVKRLDLQMNLFNLRQIKGATNNFDVANKIGEGGFGPVYKGRLSDGTLIAVKQLSAKSKQGNREFLNEIGMISALQHPHLVKLYGCCVEGDQLILIYEYLENNSLARALFGPQEHQIKLNWSTRYKICVGIARGLAYLHEESRLKVVHRDIKATNVLLDKDLNPKISDFGLAKLDEEENTHISTRIAGTYGYMAPEYAMHGYLTDKADVYSFGIVALEIIHGKNNTTLRQKEEAFHLLDWAHLLKEKGDLIELVDKRLGTNFNKEEAMVMINVALLCTNVTSNLRPAMSSVVSMLEGTIDIQEVFTESSEVSDEKKMEAMRQYYQEHSIQMEGPWTASSTSANDLYPVHLDSSYLEKRS, from the exons ATGAATCTAGTTAACAT CTCCCTCCTTGGAAATCGATTAACTGGTTCAATACCAATAGAAATAACAAACATATCCACTCTCCAAAGTTT GGTATTGGAGGCCAATCAATTATCTGGCAATCTTCCTCTTGAGCTTGGGAATCTAACTCAGATTCAAAGACT GTTACTTTCTTCCAACAATTTCACTGGACAACTACCTGCTACAATGGTCAAACTTACCACATTGCAGGATAT tcGAATTTCTGACAATCAATTCACTGGGAAGATACCTGATTTTATTCAAAGCTGGACAAGTCTACAAAAATT AGTGATTGAAGGGAGTGGATTAAGTGGGCCAATTCCTTCtggaatttcaaatttaaaaaatttaactgaCTT GAGAATCAGTGATTTAAATGGCTCTGAACATTCACCTTTTCCACAACTTAATGATATGAACCTGAAATATTT GATTCTAAGAAGTTGCAACATCAATGGAACACTACCTTCATTTTTTCGGACACTCACTAGTCTAAAAAACTT agATCTCAGCTTTAACAAATTGAGTGGACCAATTCCAAGTAACTATGATGCCCTAAGAAAAGTGGATTTCAT ATATTTTACTGGAAACCGTCTCACTGGACCAGTTCCTTCATGGTCTGAGAAAGCTGACAACCT AGATCTTTCATACAATAACTTCAGTATAAGCCAAGGGAATCCGACATGTCAAGATAGAAAAGT GAACTTGTTTTCTAGTTCTTCGAGCCGCAACAACTC AGGAATCGTTCCATGTTCGACAGCCTTTATGACCTGTCCTAAAA CTTCATATGGTCTTCATATAAACTGTGGTGGAAATTCGGTACAGGTAAATGGAACAACATATGATGAAGATTTAGATCCAGCAGGTGCAGCTAGGTTCTACCAAAGTGGAAATAATTGGGCATTTAGCACCACTGGTAACTTCATGGATAATGATGTTGGAGACTATAATATTTGGTCAAGTAAATCATCATCACTTTCTTTGACCAATACTGAACTATTCACGAAAGCAAGAGTTTCTCCCACATCTTTGACATATTATGGATTTTGCTTGGGAAATGGAAACTACACAGTAAATCTACATTTTGCAGAAATCATGTTTACTAATGATCAAACATTTAACAGTCTAGGAAGGCGCATATTCGATATATATATTCAG GGAACACTAGTACATAAGGACTTCAATATTGCAAAAGAAGCAGGAGGAGTTGATAAGGCAGTCACAATGTCATTCCCTGCCATTGTGACAAATAACACCTTGGAGATTCGCTTATATTGGGCAGGAAAAGGGACAACTAGTATACCATTTAGATCGGTATATGGTCCTCTTATATCAGCTATATCAGTCAAATCAG ATTTTCCACCTCCTTCTGAAAATGGAAGCAGCATATCTGCAGGAGTTGTGGTTGGAATAGTAGCTGCAGTAGCAATTGTTATCATCTTATTGTTTGGTATACTTAGGTGGAAAAGCTGCTTaggaaaaaaaaactctttAGAATCAG AGGTAAAGCGTTTAGACctacaaatgaatttatttaaccTAAGACAAATCAAAGGAGCAACAAATAACTTTGATGTTGCCAATAAGATTGGAGAAGGAGGATTTGGTCCAGTATACAAG GGACGTTTATCAGATGGAACATTGATAGCAGTGAAGCAACTTTCTGCTAAATCAAAGCAAGGGAATCGggaatttttaaatgaaatcgGCATGATTTCGGCTTTGCAGCACCCTCATCTTGTTAAACTCTATGGATGTTGTGTAGAGGGAGATCAGTTAATTCTAATATATGAATATCTGGAAAATAATAGTCTTGCTCGTGCTTTATTCG GGCCTCAAGAGcaccaaataaaattgaattggtCAACAAGATACAAGATTTGTGTTGGTATTGCTAGAGGTTTAGCATATCTCCATGAAGAATCAAGGTTGAAGGTTGTTCATAGGGACATTAAAGCCACTAATGTGTTGCTTGATAAAGATCTTAATCCAAAGATATCTGATTTTGGTTTGGCTAAACTTGACGAAGAAGAGAACACCCACATTAGCACTCGAATAGCCGGAACATA tGGATACATGGCTCCAGAATATGCAATGCATGGTTACTTGACTGACAAAGCAGATGTCTATAGTTTTGGAATTGTGGCCTTAGAAATCATACATGGAAAGAACAATACCACTCTTCGACAAAAAGAAGAAGCATTCCATCTTCTTGATTGG GCACATCTCTTGAAAGAGAAAGGTGATCTAATAGAGCTAGTTGATAAAAGATTGGGTACAAATTTCAACAAAGAGGAAGCAATGGTGATGATAAATGTGGCCCTCTTATGCACTAATGTGACTTCAAATCTTAGGCCTGCCATGTCTTCAGTGGTAAGCATGCTTGAAGGTACAATAGATATTCAGGAAGTGTTTACAGAGTCAAGTGAGGTATCGGATGAGAAGAAAATGGAAGCAATGAGACAATATTACCAAGAACATAGCATTCAAATGGAAGGGCCATGGACTGCTTCATCTACTTCAGCAAATGATCTTTATCCTGTACACCTAGATTCTTCTTACTTAGAGAAGAGAAGTTAA
- the LOC101494541 gene encoding peroxidase P7, whose product MALFCGSTSLMIGFSLLFLVLGSVNATLSKDYYYSSCPKLLDTVKCTVESAISKEPRMGASLLRLFFHDCFVNGCDGSILLDDTSNFFGEKNAIPNKNSARGFEVIDKIKSAVEEVCPGVISCADIVTIAARDSVEILGGPSWDVKLGRRDSRTASRSAANNGIPAPTSNLNQLISRFSALGLSTKDLVALFGSHTIGQARCTTFRGHIYNESNIDTSFANTRQTECPKSRGSGDNNLAPLDLTTSTSFDNHYFKNLVENKGLLHSDQQLFNGGSTDSIVSGYSMNSSSFFSDFASAMIKMGDISPLTGSNGEIRKNCRRVNL is encoded by the exons ATGGCTTTGTTTTGTGGTAGCACTAGTTTAATGATTGGTTTTTCCCTTTTGTTTCTCGTATTAGGAAGTGTCAATGCTACACTTTCCAAAGACTATTACTATAGTTCTTGTCCAAAACTCTTAGACACTGTGAAATGCACAGTCGAATCCGCCATATCTAAAGAGCCCCGCATGGGTGCTTCTCTCCTGCGTTTGTTCTTTCATGATTGCTTTGTTAAT GGATGTGATGGTTCAATTTTACTGGATGACACATCAAACTTCTTTGGAGAGAAAAATGCGATTCCCAATAAAAATTCTGCACGTGGATTTGAAGTGATTGATAAAATCAAGTCAGCAGTGGAGGAAGTGTGCCCCGGTGTGATCTCATGTGCTGATATTGTCACCATTGCTGCTAGAGACTCTGTTGAAATT cTTGGGGGCCCAAGTTGGGATGTGAAACTTGGAAGAAGAGACTCTAGGACTGCTAGTCGATCAGCTGCAAACAATGGCATTCCAGCACCCACTTCAAACCTCAATCAACTCATCTCAAGGTTTAGTGCTCTTGGTCTTTCCACCAAGGATTTGGTCGCATTGTTTG GGAGTCACACAATTGGACAAGCAAGGTGCACTACCTTTAGAGGCCACATTTACAATGAGAGCAACATAGATACTTCATTTGCTAACACAAGACAAACAGAGTGCCCAAAGTCAAGAGGGTCAGGGGACAATAACTTGGCACCCCTTGATCTCACAACATCAACATCCTTTGACAATCACTACTTCAAGAATCTTGTTGAGAATAAAGGACTACTCCACTCTGACCAACAACTCTTCAATGGTGGATCCACTGACTCCATAGTGAGTGGATATAGCATGAATTCAAGCTCTTTTTTCTCTGATTTTGCTTCTGCTATGATCAAGATGGGAGACATCAGTCCCCTCACTGGATCCAATGGAGAGATAAGAAAGAACTGCAGGAGGGTGAATTTATAA
- the LOC101495510 gene encoding LOB domain-containing protein 15-like, producing the protein MSRERERYLDEIGKKKEGDGCFKKGRMLGGSGTLNTTTPCAACKLLRRRCAQECPFSPYFSPHEPQKFASVHKIFGASNVSKMLMEVSENQRADAANSLVYEANVRLRDPVYGCMGAISSLQQQVQSLLSELNAIREEIHKYKLIEANMLPSSEATVSIATLPTPSTTTLPMLPSSIYTQQDNPTNYNTISTDHISYFN; encoded by the exons ATGTCCAGAGAAAG GGAGAGATATTTGGATGAGAtaggaaagaagaaagaaggagATGGTTGTTTTAAAAAGGGAAGAATGTTAGGAGGTTCTGGAACATTAAATACAACAACACCTTGTGCAGCATGTAAGCTTTTGAGAAGAAGGTGTGCACAAGAATGCCCTTTTTCTCCATATTTCTCTCCTCATGAGCCTCAGAAGTTTGCTTCTGTACACAAAATTTTTGGTGCCAGCAATGTCTCAAAGATGCTAATG GAAGTAAGTGAGAACCAAAGAGCAGATGCAGCAAATAGTCTTGTTTATGAAGCTAATGTAAGGCTAAGAGATCCAGTTTATGGTTGCATGGGTGCAATTTCATCTTTGCAACAACAAGTTCAATCATTACTAAGTGAACTTAATGCTATAAGGGAagaaatacataaatataaactCATAGAAGCTAACATGCTTCCTTCTTCTGAAGCTACTGTTTCAATTGCTACTCTTCCAACACCTTCAACAACAACACTACCAATGCTTCCTTCTTCCATTTACACACAACAAGATAATCCTACCAATTATAACACAATTTCAACTGAtcatatttcctattttaattaa
- the LOC101501971 gene encoding probable leucine-rich repeat receptor-like serine/threonine-protein kinase At3g14840, whose product MNISFHDLLFLFLLTIFSFSILAFGATLSKDEVEALKDIANTLGKKDWDFSVDPCSGEQNWTSSVQVKGSENAVTCNCSFVNNTICHVTNILLKQQNLPGTLPPELIRLPHLQEIDFTRNYLNGTIPKEWGSMNLVNISLLGNRLTGSIPIEITNISTLQSLVLEANQLSGNLPLELGNLTQIQRLLLSSNNFTGQLPATMVKLTTLQDIRISDNQFTGKIPDFIQSWTSLQKLVIEGSGLSGPIPSGISNLKNLTDLRISDLNGSEHSPFPQLNDMNLKYLILRSCNINGTLPSFLRTLTSLKNLDLSFNKLSGPIPSNYDALRKVDFIYFTGNRLTGPVPSWSEKADNLDLSYNNFSISQGNPTCQDRKVNLFSSSSSRNNSGIVPCSTAFMTCPKTSYGLHINCGGNSVQVNGTTYDEDLDPAGAARFYQSGNNWAFSTTGNFMDNDVGDYNIWSSKSSSLSLTNAELFTKARVSPTSLTYYGFCLGNGNYTVNLHFAEIMFTNDQTFNSLGRRIFDIYIQGTLVHKDFNIAKEAGGVDKAVTMSFPAIVTNSTLEIRLYWAGKGTTSIPFRSVYGPLISAISVKSDFPPPSENGSSISAGVVVGIVAAVAIVIILLFGILRWKGCLGKKNSLESEVKRLDLQMNLFNLRQIKGATNNFDVANKIGEGGFGPVYKGRLSDGTLIAVKQLSAKSKQGNREFLNEIGMISALQHPHLVKLYGCCVEGDQLILIYEYLENNSLARALFGPQEHQIKLNWSTRYKICVGIARGLAYLHEESRLKVVHRDIKATNVLLDKDLNPKISDFGLAKLDEEENTHISTRIAGTYGYMAPEYAMHGYLTDKADVYSFGIVALEIIHGKNNTTIRQKEEAFHLLDWAHLLKEKGDLIELVDKRLGTNFNKEEAMVMINVALLCTNVTSNLRPAMSSVVSMLEGTIDIQEVFTESSEVSDEKKMEAMRQYYQEHSIQMEGPWTASSTSANDLYPVHLDSSYLEKRS is encoded by the exons ATGAATATAAGTTTCCATGATTTActcttcctttttcttcttacaATCTTTTCCTTTTCCATCTTAGCTTTTGGAGCCACTTTATCCAAAGATGAAG TGGAAGCTCTAAAAGATATAGCTAACACACTTGGGAAGAAAGATTGGGATTTCAGTGTAGATCCATGTAGTGGAGAACAAAATTGGACATCTTCTGTTCAAGTGAAAGGGAGTGAAAATGCCGTCACATGTAATTGTTCCTTTGTCAACAACACTATTTGTCATGTCACTAACAT ACTCTTGAAACAACAAAATCTCCCGGGCACTCTTCCACCAGAATTGATCAGGTTGCCTCATCTTCAAGAAAT TGACTTTACCCGCAATTACTTGAATGGTACAATTCCTAAAGAATGGGGCTCCATGAATCTAGTTAACAT CTCCCTCCTTGGAAATCGATTAACTGGTTCAATACCAATAGAAATAACAAACATATCCACTCTCCAAAGTTT GGTATTGGAGGCCAATCAATTATCTGGCAATCTTCCTCTTGAGCTTGGGAATCTAACTCAGATTCAAAGACT GTTACTTTCTTCCAACAATTTCACTGGACAACTACCTGCTACAATGGTCAAACTTACCACATTGCAGGATAT tcGAATTTCTGACAATCAATTCACTGGGAAGATACCTGATTTTATTCAAAGCTGGACAAGTCTACAAAAATT AGTGATTGAAGGGAGTGGATTAAGTGGACCAATTCCTTCTggaatttcaaatttgaaaaatttaactGACTT GAGAATCAGTGATTTAAATGGCTCTGAACATTCACCTTTTCCACAACTTAATGATATGAACCTGAAATATTT GATTCTAAGAAGTTGCAACATCAATGGAACACTACCTTCATTTCTTCGGACACTCACTAGTCTAAAAAACTT agATCTCAGCTTTAACAAATTGAGTGGACCAATTCCAAGTAACTATGATGCCCTAAGAAAAGTGGATTTCAT ATATTTTACTGGAAACCGTCTCACTGGACCAGTTCCTTCATGGTCTGAGAAAGCTGACAACCT AGATCTTTCATACAATAACTTCAGTATAAGCCAAGGGAATCCGACATGTCAAGATAGAAAAGT GAACTTGTTTTCTAGTTCTTCGAGCCGCAACAACTC AGGAATCGTTCCATGTTCGACAGCCTTTATGACCTGTCCTAAAA CCTCATATGGTCTTCATATAAACTGTGGTGGAAATTCGGTACAGGTAAATGGAACAACATATGATGAAGATTTAGATCCAGCAGGAGCAGCTAGGTTCTACCAAAGTGGAAATAATTGGGCATTTAGCACCACTGGTAACTTCATGGATAATGATGTTGGAGACTATAATATTTGGTCAAGTAAATCATCATCACTTTCTTTGACCAATGCTGAACTATTCACGAAAGCAAGAGTTTCTCCCACATCTTTGACATATTATGGATTTTGCTTGGGAAATGGAAACTACACAGTAAATCTACATTTTGCAGAAATCATGTTTACTAATGATCAAACATTTAACAGTCTAGGAAGGCGCATATTCGATATATATATTCAG GGAACACTAGTACATAAGGACTTCAATATTGCAAAAGAAGCAGGAGGAGTTGATAAGGCAGTCACAATGTCATTCCCTGCCATTGTGACAAATAGCACCTTGGAGATTCGCTTATATTGGGCAGGAAAAGGGACAACTAGTATACCATTTAGATCGGTATATGGTCCTCTTATATCAGCTATATCAGTCAAATCAG ATTTTCCACCTCCTTCTGAAAATGGAAGCAGCATATCTGCAGGAGTTGTGGTTGGAATAGTAGCTGCAGTAGCAATTGTTATCATCTTATTGTTTGGTATACTTAGGTGGAAAGGCTGCTTaggaaaaaaaaactctttAGAATCAG AGGTAAAGCGTTTAGACctacaaatgaatttatttaaccTAAGACAAATCAAAGGAGCAACAAATAACTTTGATGTTGCCAATAAGATTGGAGAAGGAGGATTTGGTCCAGTATACAAG GGACGTTTATCAGATGGAACATTGATAGCAGTGAAGCAACTTTCTGCTAAATCAAAGCAAGGGAATCGggaatttttaaatgaaatcgGCATGATTTCGGCTTTGCAGCACCCTCATCTTGTTAAACTCTATGGATGTTGTGTAGAGGGAGATCAGTTAATTCTAATATATGAATATCTGGAAAATAATAGTCTTGCTCGTGCTTTATTCG GGCCTCAAGAGcaccaaataaaattgaattggtCAACAAGATACAAGATTTGTGTTGGTATTGCTAGAGGTTTAGCGTATCTCCATGAAGAATCAAGGTTGAAGGTTGTTCATAGGGACATTAAAGCCACTAATGTGTTGCTTGATAAAGATCTTAATCCAAAAATATCCGATTTTGGTTTGGCTAAACTTGACGAAGAAGAGAACACTCACATTAGCACTCGAATAGCCGGAACATA tGGGTACATGGCTCCAGAATATGCAATGCATGGTTACTTGACTGACAAAGCAGATGTCTATAGTTTTGGAATTGTGGCCTTAGAAATCATACATGGAAAGAACAATACTACTATTCGACAAAAAGAAGAAGCATTCCATCTTCTTGATTGG GCACATCTCTTGAAAGAGAAAGGTGATCTAATAGAGCTAGTTGATAAAAGATTGGGTACAAATTTCAACAAAGAGGAAGCAATGGTGATGATAAATGTGGCCCTCTTATGCACTAATGTGACTTCAAATCTTAGGCCTGCCATGTCTTCAGTGGTAAGCATGCTTGAAGGTACAATAGATATTCAGGAAGTGTTTACAGAGTCAAGTGAGGTATCGGATGAGAAGAAAATGGAAGCAATGAGACAATATTACCAAGAACATAGCATTCAAATGGAAGGGCCATGGACTGCTTCATCTACTTCAGCAAATGATCTTTATCCTGTACACCTAGATTCTTCTTACTTGGAGAAGAGAAGTTAA